A part of Cotesia glomerata isolate CgM1 linkage group LG4, MPM_Cglom_v2.3, whole genome shotgun sequence genomic DNA contains:
- the LOC123263182 gene encoding uncharacterized protein LOC123263182, whose product MGTRLRTLKTKQKGLGGRGRLTGKVIDKLTVYYGLSIRRHGDSIEDMKSAIMVTFYHYGSTDENPNHDMYPKGEDSWCSYQRAEASGELDIYTQDYSSLPPDVLKAIKPIYDDLSNDNLLSRCVGGFNQNNNESFNQLVWKICPKTVNTSSTIAQIAAYIATYIFNEGTNSLLMIMDTLGLNCGSNSHRYAEKLDAARVKVADQRVNDNTREGRMLRRQQQIDVLETSTMAEELLYGPGIDDSI is encoded by the exons ATGGGGACTCGACTGCGTACTCtgaaaactaaacaaaaaggTCTTGGTGGTAGAGGTAGGCTTACAGGAAAagtaatagacaaattaactGTGTACTATGGTTTATCAATACGTCGTCATGGCGATTCTATTGAAGATATGAAATCTGCTATTATGGTAACTTTTTACCACTACGGTTCGACTGATGAAAATCCGAATCATGATATGTATCCCAAAGGCGAAGATTCTTGGTGCTCTTACCAGCGCGCTGAAGCAAGTGGAGAGCTTGATATTTATACTCAAGATTATTCTTCCTTACCTCCTGATGTTTTAAAAGCTATTAAACCGATTTACGACGATCTCAGtaatgataatttactttCAAGATGTGTAGGTGGATTCaatcagaataataatgagaGCTTCAACCAACTAGTGTGGAAAATATGCCCAAAAACCGTGAATACTAGTTCTACTATCGCACAAATTGCTGCATACATAGctacttatatatttaatgaaggtacaaattcattattaatgattatggaTACCCTAGGACTTAATTGTGGGTCTAATTCCCATCGGTATGCTGAAAAATTGGATGCTGCACGTGTGAAAGTGGCAGATCAGCGCGTTAACGACAACACTCGGGAAGGCAGAATGCTTCGTAGGCAACAGCAAATTGATGTTTTGGAAACTTCCACAATGGCTGAAGAACTATTATATGGCCCAGGAATAGATGACTCGat ATGA